The Rhizobium sp. BG4 genomic sequence AGCTGCTCCTACTGCGTCCACTCGCATACCGCAGCGGCAAAGGCGCGGGGGATGACCGAGGCCCAGCATGCCGAACTGCTCTCGGTGATCGCGCTTGCAGGGCAGAACAACCACCTGCTGACGGCCATGCAGATTCCCATCGATGATGCGTTTCTCGTCTAGGCGGCGCGGCGCCCTCTGGACGGTCCGCGCTGCCTTTACCAACTGGAAAGCATTGTAATTCTTAAGGATATTTCCGAAATCTCCGTCCGTCTCCCGTCAATTGAAGGCCGATCTTAATTAGCGGCGGGAGATGCTGGCCGAAACAAAAGCGGCGGGGGCCAGGATGTTCAAGCGTAGAATTCGTGCATTCGTCAGTGATATCGGCGGTAATTTCGGGATCATGACGGCGGTGCTGATGCCGGTTCTGATCGGATCGGCGGGCGTCGCCGTCGACTTCTCCAATATGCTGCTGACGAAGCAGAACCTGCAGAACTACGCCGATGGCGCGGCACTCGCGGCATCTTCGGCGCTGGCATCGAACGGCATTACCGAGGCGCAGGCGAAATCGCTGGCGACGGACTATCTGAAGGGCCAGATGACCGGCGAGGGCCTGACTGTCTCGCCGCAGATCACCGTCTCGACGGTCACCGGCGTCAACAACAGCAAAACCTATACCGTCGATCTTGCCTTCGATCTTTCCATGGCGCTGTCGCCGATGATGAGTGTCTTCAACCAGCAGACTGCGAAGATCTCGATCAGCAGCCGGTCCACCTCGTCGCGCGGCGCAAGCAATTCGCTGTCGATGTATCTGGTGCTCGACCGCTCCGGCTCGATGCAGACGAGCACGACCTCGATCAAGTCGACGACGCAGCCCTGCCACTATTACTACATGCCGAATGCCAGCACGATCAAAGACGGCGGGAGCAAGACGCCCTGCTACTATCAGCGCATCGAGGCGCTGAAGCTGGCGGCAGACACGCTGTTCAGCACCTTTGCGACCGCCGACCCGAGCGCCGGCCTGATCCGCACCGGCGCCGTGTCCTACAATTCCGCAAAGCAGACCGAGACGCCGCTCGCCTGGGGCTGGTCGGCAACCGACAATTATATCGATGCGTTGACCCCGACCGGAGGCACGAGCTCGACGGGCGCGTTCAAGGTGGCGCTGGATGCGCTGAACTCGACAAGTGAAGACACGATCCACAAGAACAAGAACGGCCTGACGCCGAACAAGGCGATCGTCTTCATGACCGACGGCGAAAACTCCTCGTCGTCCGACGACACGACGACGCTGACCCATTGCGCCACGGCAAAGAGCAAGGGGATCACCGTCTATACGGTTGCCTTCAGCGCCTCCGATCAGGGTAAGAACCTGCTGTCGAAATGCGCGACATCTGCGGCGACTTTCTTCTACGCCGAGAACGCCACCGACCTCACGGCGGCCTTCAAAACCATCGGCCAGGTGGCCGCAACAGGTCTGCCGCGCCTGACACAATAATTTGCTCCATACGCCCGTCTTGAGCCGGGCTCGGCGTGCTCCATTTTTAGCTCCGGCCGCCTTCGCAAGAAGGTGGCCGTTTGTGCAGGAATGTGAGACGTTGCTTTTGCGCCGGGCGGCTGCCCGGTTCGATGCCGTCTTCTGAAACGCGCGAGTTGCAGCGCAATGGGGAAAATAATGGCTGATGCAAAAATGATGTCTCAGATGGCTGACAAAGCGGGTTTCATCGCAGCGCTCGACCAGAGCGGCGGCTCGACGCCGGGGGCGTTGCGCCTCTACGGCATCGCCGATAGCGATTATAGCGGCGAAGACGAAATGTTCCGGCTGATGCACGAGATGCGCGTGCGCATCATGACGGCACCGGCATTTTCCGGCGACAAGGTGATCGGCGCGATCCTCTTCGAAAAGACCATGGATGGCGAGGCCAAGGGTAAGCCTGTGCCGACATTCCTCTGGGAAGAGCGCGGTGTCGTGCCGTTCCTCAAGGTCGACAAGGGACTGGCGGCCGAGGTCAATGGCGTCCAGGTGCTGAAGCCGATGCCGGAGCTCGACGGGCTGCTGGAGCGGGCGGTCAAGAAGGGCATCTTCGGCACCAAGATGCGCTCGGTCATCGCTGAAGCGAACCGGGCGGGCATTGCCGCCGTCGTGCATCAGCAGTTCACGGTCGGTCAGCGCATCCTCGAGCACGGTCTCGTGCCGATCATCGAGCCTGAAGTCTCGATCAAGAGCCCGACCAAGCGCGAGGCGGAGGTAATCCTGCGCGAGGAAATCCTGCGCGAGCTCGATGCGCTTCCGTCCGGCAAGAAGGTGATGCTGAAGCTTACGCTTCCGAGTGTCGCCGATTTCTATAAGCCGCTCAGCGACCACAAGTCGGTCATCCGCGTCGTGGCGCTCTCCGGCGGCTACACGCGCGCCGATGCCTGCGACAAGCTCAGCCATAATCACGGCATGATCGCCAGCTTCTCACGCGCGTTGACCGAAGACCTGCGGGTGACGATGGCGGATGCTGAATTCGACACCAGCCTCGGCAAGACGATCGACGAGATCTATACCGCGAGTACGACAAAGTCCTGAGCGGGTAGCGAGGTCAGCGGGCTCCTTCCGGGAGCCCGCATCCCCTGCGAAAACGCGAGCTTTTCTCCCGCGCAGCAAGGCCGGACGCTTTCTTTCCGGCTCCCGGAAATGATATAGCTAGCGCATGAAAATCCTCATCGTCGAAGACAACAGAGAGCTGGCCGACTGGCTCGCAAAGGCTCTCCGCCAGGCGCAATATGCAGTCGACATAGCCTTCGATGGCGAGGATGCCGAATTGATGCTGAAAGTGGCGAGCTATTCGGCGGTGATCCTCGATCTCTCGATCCCGAAAATCGACGGCATGACGCTTCTGAAGCGGCTCCGGCAGAGCGGCGAGAGGGTTCCCGTCATCATCCTGACGGCCAATGCCAGCCTCGACGGCCGCGTCGCCGGCCTGGATGGCGGTGCCGACGATTATCTCGCCAAGCCCTTCGAGATTGCCGAGCTGGAGGCGCGCATCAGGGCGATCGTCCGGCGCGGGCAGGATCGTGCGGCGCCCGAGGTGGTGGTCGGCGATCTCACCTTTGCAGGCGCGACGCGGCAATTTTCTATCAATGGCGAGCCGCTCGCCCTGACGCCTAGGGAACATGCGGTTCTCGAGCATCTGATCACCCGGGTCGGAACGACGGTGTCGAAGGCGGCGCTGTCGGAAAGCGTCTTCGGTTTCGATGATGAGGCGGACCCGAGCGCCATCGAGATCTACGTCCACCGGCTGCGGAAGAAACTTGAGACGAGCTCTGCCCAGATCGCGACGCTGCGCGGGCTTGGATATCTGCTGCGGGACGCGTCCTAGGATGAGCCGTCTGCGGAGTGTGTTGGCGGGTGTCTGGAGCTTGCGGCAAAGCCTGCGAGCCCAGCTGCTGGCCTGGGTCGTGCTGACGCTCGTCGGGGCGATCTGCTTCAATCTCTATGACAGCTATCGGACGGCCGACCAGACGGCGAAGCTGGTCTCTGACCGCACGCTGCTGAGTTCGGCGCGGGTGATCGCGGAAGCGGTTCGGGTTGATGAGGGCGGCAATATCGAGGCGGATATTCCGCCTGCAGCGCTCGAGATGTTCGATACCGGCTATGGCGATCAGGTCTTCTATCAGGTGATCACCGCCTGGGGAAACCTGGTCAGCGGCTTTCCCGATCTGCCGCTGCCAACCGTCGATCGCACTGGGCAGGACGTGACGTTCCGCAACTCGACCGTTCGCGCCTTGACGCTCAATCACCCGGTCGTCGGCCTGCCTGACGATGGCGATATCTCGGTCACCGTGGCGATTACCCACAACAGCCAATATGCGCTGCGCCGGCGGCTGTGGCTCGACGATTTTAGCAAGCAGTTCATTCTCGTGCTGCTCGCGGGCGCGGTCACCATCATCGGCCTGCAGCGGGGGCTGGCACCGGCGCTGCGCCTGCGCGATGCCGTGCGTGCCCGCGGGCGTGAGCGGCTCGATCCGCTGTCGCCGGCCATGGTCCAGACCGAATTCCAGCCGCTGGTGCGGGCGCTCAACGATCACATGGAGCGCGTCCAGAACCAGATGGCGGCGCAGCGGCGGTTCGTGTCGAATGCTGCGCATCAGCTGAGGACGCCGCTGGCGCTGATGTCGACGCAGGCGAGCGTGGCAGCGCGCGAGACGGATGAGATGAAGCGCGACGAGGCGCTGCAGGCGTTGCGCAGCAGCACGCGTCATATGTCCCGTCTGGCAAGTCAGCTTCTGACGCTGTCGCGTGCCGAGCCCGGAAGCCGGAGGCCGCGCAGCGATACGATCGATCTT encodes the following:
- a CDS encoding TadE/TadG family type IV pilus assembly protein is translated as MFKRRIRAFVSDIGGNFGIMTAVLMPVLIGSAGVAVDFSNMLLTKQNLQNYADGAALAASSALASNGITEAQAKSLATDYLKGQMTGEGLTVSPQITVSTVTGVNNSKTYTVDLAFDLSMALSPMMSVFNQQTAKISISSRSTSSRGASNSLSMYLVLDRSGSMQTSTTSIKSTTQPCHYYYMPNASTIKDGGSKTPCYYQRIEALKLAADTLFSTFATADPSAGLIRTGAVSYNSAKQTETPLAWGWSATDNYIDALTPTGGTSSTGAFKVALDALNSTSEDTIHKNKNGLTPNKAIVFMTDGENSSSSDDTTTLTHCATAKSKGITVYTVAFSASDQGKNLLSKCATSAATFFYAENATDLTAAFKTIGQVAATGLPRLTQ
- a CDS encoding fructose bisphosphate aldolase, whose protein sequence is MADAKMMSQMADKAGFIAALDQSGGSTPGALRLYGIADSDYSGEDEMFRLMHEMRVRIMTAPAFSGDKVIGAILFEKTMDGEAKGKPVPTFLWEERGVVPFLKVDKGLAAEVNGVQVLKPMPELDGLLERAVKKGIFGTKMRSVIAEANRAGIAAVVHQQFTVGQRILEHGLVPIIEPEVSIKSPTKREAEVILREEILRELDALPSGKKVMLKLTLPSVADFYKPLSDHKSVIRVVALSGGYTRADACDKLSHNHGMIASFSRALTEDLRVTMADAEFDTSLGKTIDEIYTASTTKS
- a CDS encoding response regulator, producing MKILIVEDNRELADWLAKALRQAQYAVDIAFDGEDAELMLKVASYSAVILDLSIPKIDGMTLLKRLRQSGERVPVIILTANASLDGRVAGLDGGADDYLAKPFEIAELEARIRAIVRRGQDRAAPEVVVGDLTFAGATRQFSINGEPLALTPREHAVLEHLITRVGTTVSKAALSESVFGFDDEADPSAIEIYVHRLRKKLETSSAQIATLRGLGYLLRDAS
- a CDS encoding sensor histidine kinase, whose product is MSRLRSVLAGVWSLRQSLRAQLLAWVVLTLVGAICFNLYDSYRTADQTAKLVSDRTLLSSARVIAEAVRVDEGGNIEADIPPAALEMFDTGYGDQVFYQVITAWGNLVSGFPDLPLPTVDRTGQDVTFRNSTVRALTLNHPVVGLPDDGDISVTVAITHNSQYALRRRLWLDDFSKQFILVLLAGAVTIIGLQRGLAPALRLRDAVRARGRERLDPLSPAMVQTEFQPLVRALNDHMERVQNQMAAQRRFVSNAAHQLRTPLALMSTQASVAARETDEMKRDEALQALRSSTRHMSRLASQLLTLSRAEPGSRRPRSDTIDLSTAARDIVAAHAEQALQRDIDLGLEVSGPVPVEGDGTMLREMLVNLVDNAIRYTRRGGRVTVSVSRAGDLAVLDVEDNGPGIPADEREQVFERFYRVLGTEGDGSGLGLAIVREVVDGAGGTVALAEAYGGGLVVSVRLPVAAAGSA